The following are from one region of the Gammaproteobacteria bacterium genome:
- a CDS encoding IS4 family transposase yields the protein MYSGQLVFAQLMEHLPLHTFRRCVQRYPSKYPTKTFSHLDQFLCMAFAQLTYRESLRDIETCLRAHQAKLYHLGIRGNIAKSTLADANEQRDCRIYADFAMSLIQTARKLYASDSFAVELEQTVYALDTTTIDLCLSVFPWARFRSTKAAVKMHTLLDLRGNIPTFIHISDGKMHEVNVLDILIPEAGSFYIMDRGFTDFARWFTLHQAQAFFVIRGKSNLLFRRVYSRTVDKSTGLRCDQTIALTARKASKDYPQHLRRIKFYDAEHDRFLVFLTNNFDLPALTIAQLYRCRWQVELFFKWIKQHLRIKRFYGTTENAVKTQIWIAIAVYVVVAIVKKRLNTEASLYTILQILSLTLFEKTPLDQLLKNAETQMSMQKDNNQLNLFN from the coding sequence ATGTATTCAGGCCAGTTGGTGTTCGCACAACTCATGGAGCATTTGCCCCTTCACACATTCCGTCGCTGCGTGCAGCGCTACCCTTCCAAATATCCCACCAAGACTTTTTCGCATCTCGATCAATTTCTCTGCATGGCGTTCGCGCAGCTGACTTACCGCGAAAGCCTTCGCGACATCGAAACCTGTCTGCGCGCCCACCAAGCCAAGCTCTATCACTTGGGCATACGAGGCAACATCGCCAAGAGCACGCTGGCCGATGCCAACGAGCAACGCGACTGTCGCATCTACGCGGATTTCGCGATGAGCTTAATCCAGACCGCCAGAAAGCTTTACGCCAGCGACAGCTTTGCGGTCGAACTGGAACAGACGGTCTACGCACTCGATACCACGACCATCGACCTGTGCTTGAGCGTCTTTCCGTGGGCACGCTTCCGCTCCACCAAAGCTGCCGTCAAGATGCATACGCTGCTCGACCTGCGCGGCAACATTCCAACCTTCATCCACATCAGCGATGGCAAGATGCACGAGGTCAATGTGCTCGATATCCTGATACCCGAAGCCGGCAGCTTTTACATCATGGATCGTGGCTTCACCGACTTCGCTCGCTGGTTCACCCTGCATCAAGCACAGGCGTTCTTTGTCATCCGTGGCAAATCCAATCTGCTCTTTCGTCGCGTCTACTCTCGCACCGTGGACAAGTCCACTGGACTGCGCTGCGACCAGACCATTGCATTGACTGCTCGCAAGGCCAGCAAGGATTACCCGCAGCACCTGCGACGCATCAAGTTCTACGATGCCGAACACGACAGGTTTCTGGTCTTTCTGACCAACAACTTCGACCTGCCTGCGCTGACCATCGCTCAGCTTTATCGTTGCCGCTGGCAGGTCGAGCTATTCTTCAAGTGGATCAAACAGCATCTTCGAATCAAGCGGTTCTATGGCACCACCGAGAATGCAGTCAAGACGCAAATATGGATCGCCATCGCGGTTTACGTCGTGGTCGCCATCGTGAAAAAGCGGCTCAATACCGAGGCTTCGCTTTACACAATCCTACAGATTTTGAGCCTGACTCTTTTCGAGAAAACGCCACTCGATCAATTACTTAAAAATGCGGAGACGCAAATGAGCATGCAGAAAGACAATAACCAATTGAATCTATTCAATTAA
- a CDS encoding VCBS repeat-containing protein has translation MGAHKTRIGMTIALLCALPALAHAKDMFFNDESHRLPADSFNPPLTDTLAVLLTDLDGDKDLDIFLVQGTSSLDGRQNRILINDGRGNFSDETTTRLPQAMNNSAGADAADIDRDGDIDIIVANLGPEQLLLNDGRGRFTDVSAARLPPPLTNVMEDISAEARFFDVDRDGDLDILVGNENPFSRNPLGGAQNRLWINDGHGRFADETAARLPSITDQTAAFAFGDIDGDGDGDLVVANAGQDRVLINNGRGVFTDETAARFPALSDASRDAKLGDVDGDGKLDLFVVNSRAQQNRLYFNNGRGVFTDVTSARLPVPLDTSNGLALADLDGDGDLDAYIANSGPFLRDAHDFAGEQNRLYLNNGHGRFRDKTLKYSPPLADPSTGVAVGDINGDGLPDILVTNSGANNGAERLYIQVRKRDKVKALDTDED, from the coding sequence ATGGGTGCCCACAAAACAAGGATAGGCATGACCATCGCCCTGCTCTGCGCGCTGCCCGCGCTGGCACATGCCAAGGATATGTTCTTCAACGATGAATCCCATCGTCTGCCGGCAGACAGCTTCAACCCGCCATTAACCGACACGCTGGCGGTGCTGCTCACCGACCTGGACGGCGACAAGGACCTGGACATCTTCCTCGTCCAAGGCACATCGAGCCTCGACGGCCGGCAGAATCGCATCCTCATCAACGACGGGCGCGGCAACTTCAGCGACGAGACGACCACGCGCCTGCCGCAGGCGATGAACAACAGCGCCGGGGCCGACGCGGCAGACATCGACCGCGATGGCGACATTGATATCATCGTCGCAAACCTCGGACCCGAACAGCTGCTTCTCAACGATGGGCGCGGCCGTTTCACGGATGTGAGCGCCGCCCGCCTTCCCCCGCCGCTGACCAACGTGATGGAAGACATCAGCGCCGAAGCGCGCTTCTTCGATGTCGACCGTGATGGCGATCTGGACATTTTGGTCGGCAACGAAAATCCCTTTTCTAGGAACCCCTTGGGCGGCGCTCAAAATCGCCTGTGGATTAATGACGGCCATGGTCGCTTCGCCGACGAGACGGCGGCACGCTTGCCGTCGATCACCGATCAAACGGCAGCCTTTGCATTTGGCGATATCGACGGTGACGGCGATGGCGACCTGGTAGTAGCTAATGCTGGTCAAGACCGTGTTCTGATCAACAATGGCCGAGGCGTCTTCACGGACGAAACTGCGGCACGATTCCCCGCATTGAGCGACGCTAGCCGTGACGCCAAGTTGGGCGATGTCGACGGTGACGGTAAACTCGATCTCTTCGTGGTCAACAGCCGCGCCCAACAAAACCGGCTCTATTTCAATAATGGCCGAGGCGTCTTCACCGATGTCACCAGCGCGCGCCTTCCCGTGCCTCTCGATACCAGCAATGGTCTCGCGCTGGCCGACCTCGATGGCGATGGGGATCTCGACGCCTATATCGCCAACTCCGGGCCATTCCTGCGCGACGCGCACGACTTTGCCGGTGAGCAGAACCGGCTCTACCTCAACAACGGCCACGGCCGCTTCCGCGACAAAACCTTGAAATACTCCCCGCCCCTGGCCGACCCCAGCACGGGTGTGGCAGTCGGCGATATCAATGGCGACGGACTACCCGACATCCTCGTCACCAACTCCGGCGCCAACAATGGCGCGGAGCGGCTTTATATTCAGGTGAGAAAACGCGACAAGGTCAAAGCTCTAGACACTGACGAGGACTGA
- the sucC gene encoding ADP-forming succinate--CoA ligase subunit beta: protein MNLHEYQTKQLFAEYGIPIPNGRVTRNVDEAVAAGRELGGEGWVVKAQVHAGGRGKAGGVQRAHGFAELAVVANRLLGSHLVTQQTGPAGLPVNTVLIEPLANLARELYLSMVVDRARERIIVIASTAGGMDIEEVAATHPEKLLRVVIDPVVGLQPYQCRQVGFGLELGVTQIAKLTHIMLGLYRLFTEKDASLLEINPLVVTAEGDLLAIDAKFNVDENALYRQPALEALRDVTQEDEKETIAARFGLNYITLDGNIACMVNGAGLAMATMDLIKLHGGEPANFLDVGGGTTAGKVAEAFKLILSDTKVKAVLVNIFGGIVRCDLIAEGIIKAVQEVGVSIPVVVRLEGTNAIQGRDMLRNSGLNIIAAEGLDDAARKAVAAAA from the coding sequence ATGAACCTCCACGAATACCAGACCAAACAACTCTTCGCCGAATACGGCATTCCCATTCCCAACGGCCGGGTAACGCGCAACGTCGACGAGGCCGTGGCGGCGGGTCGCGAGTTGGGCGGGGAGGGCTGGGTGGTCAAGGCCCAGGTACACGCAGGTGGGCGCGGCAAGGCGGGCGGGGTGCAGCGTGCCCATGGTTTTGCCGAATTGGCGGTGGTGGCGAATCGCTTGCTGGGATCACATCTGGTGACGCAGCAAACCGGCCCCGCCGGGTTGCCGGTAAACACAGTGCTGATCGAGCCACTTGCCAACCTCGCGCGTGAGCTGTATCTCAGCATGGTCGTAGATCGTGCCCGTGAGCGCATTATCGTGATAGCCTCCACCGCCGGCGGCATGGACATCGAAGAAGTTGCCGCCACGCATCCCGAAAAACTGTTGAGGGTGGTGATTGATCCGGTAGTGGGTTTGCAACCCTACCAATGCCGCCAGGTTGGCTTTGGCCTGGAGCTTGGTGTTACGCAAATCGCCAAGCTCACGCACATCATGCTTGGACTATACCGCCTGTTCACGGAAAAGGATGCCAGCCTGCTGGAGATCAATCCGCTGGTGGTGACGGCTGAAGGCGACCTGCTTGCCATCGACGCAAAATTTAACGTTGACGAGAATGCGCTTTACCGGCAACCAGCGCTTGAGGCGTTGCGTGATGTCACGCAGGAAGACGAAAAAGAGACTATCGCGGCGCGCTTTGGCCTTAACTACATCACGCTGGACGGCAACATCGCCTGCATGGTGAATGGTGCCGGACTCGCCATGGCTACTATGGATCTGATTAAGCTGCACGGTGGAGAGCCCGCCAATTTTCTCGATGTCGGCGGCGGCACCACGGCGGGCAAGGTCGCCGAGGCCTTCAAGCTCATCCTCTCCGACACTAAGGTCAAGGCCGTGCTGGTCAACATCTTCGGCGGTATCGTACGCTGTGATCTGATCGCTGAGGGTATTATCAAGGCGGTACAGGAGGTGGGCGTCAGCATTCCAGTGGTGGTGCGCCTGGAAGGCACCAACGCCATCCAGGGTCGTGACATGCTGCGCAACAGCGGGTTGAACATCATTGCGGCGGAAGGGCTGGATGATGCGGCACGCAAGGCGGTGGCTGCGGCTGCGTGA
- a CDS encoding carbon starvation protein A codes for MLKETVPTKKMGLLGILIWIGVAILGASAVGGIALHRGESINSLWFIVAAVCVYAIGYRFYSAFIAAKVLVLDATRATPAERINDGRDFIPTNKWVVFGHHFAAIAGPGPLIGPTLAAQFGYLPGTLWILIGAVLGGCVQDFVTLFFSIRRNGRSLGQMARDELGPIGGVAALVGVMMIMIILIAVLGLVVVNAMKHSPWATSTVAATIPIAVLIGLYMRNIRPGRVLEATLIGVALLLIAVAGGGWLDHQPDLRQWFDYDGPQLALMIIAYGFAAAVVPVWLLLAPRDYLSTFMKIGTVLALAIAIVILRPEVKMPALTQFIDGTGPIFGGALFPFVFITIACGAISGFHSLIASGTTPKLLANEADARFIGYGAMMMESFVAIMAMIAATVLDPGVYFAINSPAGIVGKEAADAVAKINSWGFPVTVAQMEQLAASMGETSLFARTGGAPSFAVGMASIFASAFGNAFLALWYHFAIMFEALFILTTLDAGTRVGRFMLQDMLGNIYKPLGRTSWYPGVLLTSALVVGAWGYFLYMGTLDPLGGINSLWPLFGIANQMLAAIALCVGTTILIKSGKLRYAWVTALPLAWLVTITSAAAWEKLFSPELRIGFLAHAKDLADKLAAGALPPDKMITAPQLIFNDYVDAALTAFFLVTTWVLVLDTLRVSYRIATGGAHPPSSEAPHEPSRLVEDWVRD; via the coding sequence ATGCTAAAGGAAACTGTACCCACCAAAAAAATGGGCTTATTGGGTATATTGATATGGATCGGCGTCGCAATCCTCGGCGCATCCGCCGTGGGCGGCATCGCGCTGCACCGCGGCGAGTCCATTAACAGCCTGTGGTTTATCGTCGCGGCAGTGTGCGTATACGCCATTGGCTACCGCTTTTATAGCGCGTTCATCGCCGCCAAGGTATTGGTATTGGATGCAACCCGCGCCACCCCGGCGGAACGCATCAACGATGGCCGCGACTTCATTCCCACCAACAAATGGGTGGTGTTCGGCCACCACTTCGCCGCCATTGCCGGACCGGGGCCGCTGATCGGGCCAACGCTGGCGGCTCAGTTCGGCTATCTGCCCGGTACGCTGTGGATCCTGATCGGCGCGGTATTGGGTGGCTGCGTGCAGGACTTTGTCACGCTGTTCTTCTCTATACGCCGCAATGGCCGTTCTCTGGGCCAAATGGCCCGCGACGAGCTTGGACCTATCGGCGGCGTGGCGGCACTCGTGGGAGTGATGATGATCATGATCATCCTGATCGCCGTACTGGGACTGGTGGTGGTCAATGCCATGAAGCATAGCCCGTGGGCCACGTCCACGGTGGCGGCGACTATTCCTATCGCGGTGCTGATCGGCTTGTACATGCGCAATATCCGCCCTGGCCGAGTGCTTGAAGCCACGCTGATCGGCGTTGCCCTGCTGCTGATCGCGGTGGCGGGTGGCGGGTGGCTGGATCACCAGCCAGATCTGCGCCAGTGGTTTGATTATGACGGCCCGCAGCTCGCGTTGATGATTATTGCTTATGGCTTTGCTGCGGCGGTGGTGCCGGTATGGTTGCTGCTGGCGCCGCGCGATTATCTCTCCACCTTCATGAAGATCGGCACCGTGCTTGCCTTGGCGATTGCCATCGTGATCCTGCGCCCCGAAGTCAAGATGCCCGCACTTACGCAGTTCATTGACGGCACCGGCCCGATTTTCGGTGGAGCGCTGTTCCCCTTCGTCTTCATCACCATTGCCTGCGGCGCGATTTCAGGCTTTCACTCGCTGATTGCTTCCGGCACTACGCCTAAGCTGCTTGCCAATGAAGCGGACGCACGCTTCATCGGTTATGGCGCAATGATGATGGAATCGTTTGTTGCCATCATGGCGATGATCGCAGCCACCGTACTCGATCCCGGCGTCTATTTCGCCATCAACAGCCCGGCGGGCATTGTCGGCAAGGAGGCCGCCGACGCAGTCGCCAAGATCAATAGCTGGGGTTTCCCAGTGACCGTGGCGCAGATGGAGCAACTCGCCGCAAGCATGGGTGAGACTAGCCTGTTCGCCCGCACCGGCGGGGCGCCCTCGTTTGCCGTAGGCATGGCCAGCATCTTCGCCAGCGCCTTCGGTAACGCCTTTCTCGCCCTGTGGTATCACTTCGCGATCATGTTCGAAGCATTGTTCATCCTCACCACGCTGGACGCGGGCACACGCGTGGGCCGTTTCATGCTCCAGGATATGCTCGGCAACATCTACAAACCGCTAGGGCGCACCAGCTGGTATCCCGGCGTGCTGCTCACCAGCGCGCTGGTGGTCGGCGCATGGGGTTATTTTCTCTATATGGGTACACTCGACCCGCTGGGCGGCATCAATAGCCTATGGCCGTTGTTCGGCATCGCCAATCAGATGCTGGCAGCAATAGCCCTATGCGTGGGCACCACCATTCTTATCAAATCCGGCAAACTACGCTACGCATGGGTTACTGCCCTGCCTCTTGCCTGGCTGGTGACCATCACTAGCGCTGCCGCGTGGGAAAAACTGTTCAGCCCTGAGCTGCGGATAGGCTTCCTCGCTCATGCCAAGGATCTGGCTGACAAACTGGCTGCGGGCGCATTGCCGCCGGATAAAATGATCACGGCACCCCAATTGATCTTTAATGATTATGTGGACGCCGCCCTTACCGCATTCTTCTTGGTCACGACATGGGTGCTTGTGCTGGATACACTACGCGTGTCTTACCGCATCGCCACTGGCGGCGCCCATCCGCCCTCCTCTGAGGCGCCCCACGAACCGAGCCGCTTGGTGGAAGATTGGGTGCGGGATTAG
- a CDS encoding YbdD/YjiX family protein — MTVLKNPLRKFWCGLRHISGDDAYERYLEHWRVHHATEGASPLDRKAFFRAEQERKWNGVKRCC, encoded by the coding sequence ATGACTGTACTCAAAAATCCACTTCGAAAATTCTGGTGCGGATTGCGACACATCAGCGGTGACGACGCCTACGAACGCTATCTGGAACATTGGCGCGTCCACCACGCCACGGAAGGAGCCTCCCCCCTGGATCGCAAGGCATTTTTCAGGGCCGAGCAGGAGCGTAAATGGAATGGGGTAAAGCGCTGCTGTTAG
- a CDS encoding IS4 family transposase, giving the protein MYSGQLVFAQLMEHLPLHTFRRCVQRYPSKYPTKTFSHLDQFLCMAFAQLTYRESLRDIETCLRAHQAKLYHLGIRGNIAKSTLADANEQRDRRIYADFAMSLIQTARKLYASDSFAVELEQTVYALDTTTIDLCLSVFPWARFRSTKAAVKMHTLLDLRGNIPTFIHISDGKMHEVNVLDILIPEAGSFYIMDRGFTDFARWFTLHQAQAFFVIRGKSNLLFRRVYSRTVDKSTGLRCDQTIALTARKASKDYPQHLRRIKFYDAEHDRFLVFLTNNFDLPALTIAQLYRCRWQVELFFKWIKQHLRIKRFYGTTENAVKTQIWIAIAVYVVVAIVKKRLNTEASLYTILQILSLTLFEKTPLDQLLKNAETQMSMQKDNNQLNLFN; this is encoded by the coding sequence ATGTATTCAGGCCAGTTGGTGTTCGCACAACTCATGGAGCATTTGCCCCTTCACACATTCCGTCGCTGCGTGCAGCGCTACCCTTCCAAATATCCCACCAAGACTTTTTCGCATCTCGATCAATTTCTCTGCATGGCGTTCGCGCAGCTGACTTACCGCGAAAGCCTGCGCGACATCGAAACCTGTCTGCGCGCCCACCAAGCCAAGCTCTATCACTTGGGCATACGAGGCAACATCGCCAAGAGCACGCTGGCCGATGCCAACGAGCAACGCGACCGTCGCATCTACGCGGATTTCGCGATGAGCTTAATCCAGACCGCCAGAAAGCTTTACGCCAGCGACAGCTTTGCGGTCGAACTGGAACAGACGGTCTACGCACTCGATACCACGACCATCGACCTGTGCTTGAGCGTCTTTCCGTGGGCACGCTTCCGCTCCACCAAAGCTGCCGTCAAGATGCATACGCTGCTCGACCTGCGCGGCAACATTCCAACCTTCATCCACATCAGCGATGGCAAGATGCACGAGGTCAATGTGCTCGATATCCTGATACCCGAAGCCGGCAGCTTTTACATCATGGATCGTGGCTTCACCGACTTCGCTCGCTGGTTCACCCTGCATCAAGCACAGGCGTTCTTTGTCATCCGTGGCAAATCCAATCTGCTCTTTCGTCGCGTCTACTCTCGCACCGTGGACAAGTCCACTGGACTGCGCTGCGACCAGACCATTGCATTGACTGCTCGCAAGGCCAGCAAGGATTACCCGCAGCACCTGCGACGCATCAAGTTCTACGATGCCGAACACGACAGGTTTCTGGTCTTTCTGACCAACAACTTCGACCTGCCTGCGCTGACCATCGCTCAGCTTTATCGTTGCCGCTGGCAGGTCGAGCTATTCTTCAAGTGGATCAAACAGCATCTTCGAATCAAGCGGTTCTATGGCACCACCGAGAATGCAGTCAAGACGCAAATATGGATCGCCATCGCGGTTTACGTCGTGGTCGCCATCGTGAAAAAGCGGCTCAATACCGAGGCTTCGCTTTACACAATCCTACAGATTTTGAGCCTGACTCTTTTCGAGAAAACGCCACTCGATCAATTACTTAAAAATGCGGAGACGCAAATGAGCATGCAGAAAGACAATAACCAATTGAATCTATTCAATTAA
- a CDS encoding response regulator, with protein sequence MNRIMVVDDEDNILHALRRVLSRNYQDVELFSNPHEALRRAQVAIFDLIISDYRMPDMDGVNFLCEVKKLQPESMRIIISGYADMQGLLGAINEAEIFRFVRKPWDDYDLQATVEHALLHRSILVENRRLADQVRRQREILHRQSAAIRKLESQYPGLTKVNWGVDGSVVMEEDDI encoded by the coding sequence ATGAACAGAATCATGGTGGTAGATGATGAGGATAATATCCTCCATGCACTACGGCGTGTTTTGAGTAGAAATTATCAAGATGTTGAGCTATTTTCAAATCCTCATGAAGCTCTTAGGCGAGCTCAAGTGGCCATTTTTGATCTGATAATCTCTGATTACCGCATGCCTGATATGGACGGTGTTAATTTTTTATGCGAAGTAAAGAAACTACAGCCTGAATCCATGAGAATCATTATCAGTGGTTATGCTGATATGCAGGGATTATTAGGCGCCATTAACGAAGCGGAAATATTTAGATTCGTCAGAAAACCCTGGGATGATTATGATCTTCAGGCAACTGTAGAGCATGCCTTGTTGCACCGATCTATTCTTGTGGAAAATCGCCGTCTTGCCGACCAGGTCAGACGACAGCGAGAAATTCTTCACAGGCAGAGTGCTGCCATTCGAAAATTAGAATCACAATATCCAGGATTGACGAAGGTCAATTGGGGAGTGGATGGTTCGGTGGTTATGGAAGAAGATGATATTTAG
- a CDS encoding response regulator produces the protein MLNEKSRLHKLAVNDSEKDVQTMNTMESQVMEKAFTPTLLLVDDEENILSSLRRLFRPLGYRILTAQSGVQGMEVMAKETVDLIISDMRMPEMDGAKFLSEVAKQWPDTVRILLTGYSDLTSTITAVNQGRIYCYLSKPWEDDDIKTTVKNALERKFLEHEKQRLEELTRKQNEELREFNTNLEKMVQARTAEIQQTADMLDLAFNELRRSYVTAIPVFANLVEMREGSAAGHGRRVAEQARALAQKMGLAEEEVENIYFAGLLHDVGKIGLPDALINRPYIRLSPQERAQMEKHPVMGEAALLALEPLEGAAKIIRAHHERFDGKGYPDLLFGDRIPMGARVLAVVNDYDALLIGSLLDEPASHVEARAFIVSSRGQRYDPVVADTFVKMLDSLPQQAPLMREVKLTAGNMREGMVLARDLVNTDGMLLLTKGYRLTGALIEKIKSFERDSGKALLIHVEEK, from the coding sequence ATGCTGAACGAGAAATCAAGGCTCCATAAGCTTGCAGTGAATGATAGTGAAAAGGACGTACAGACAATGAATACTATGGAGTCACAGGTGATGGAGAAAGCCTTTACGCCAACATTGTTGCTTGTTGATGATGAAGAGAACATCCTTTCATCTCTGCGGCGCTTGTTCCGTCCTCTGGGTTATCGCATTCTTACCGCCCAGAGCGGCGTTCAAGGCATGGAGGTCATGGCTAAAGAAACAGTAGATTTGATAATTTCCGATATGCGTATGCCTGAAATGGACGGTGCAAAATTCCTTTCGGAGGTGGCCAAGCAGTGGCCTGATACCGTCCGGATTCTGCTGACGGGCTACTCAGACTTGACCTCAACCATTACTGCTGTTAACCAGGGACGCATTTATTGTTACCTCAGCAAGCCGTGGGAAGATGATGATATCAAGACGACCGTTAAAAATGCCCTGGAAAGAAAGTTTCTGGAGCATGAGAAGCAGCGTCTTGAGGAGCTGACGCGTAAACAGAATGAAGAATTAAGGGAGTTTAATACCAATCTAGAGAAGATGGTCCAGGCTCGTACGGCGGAGATACAACAAACTGCGGACATGCTGGATTTGGCCTTTAATGAATTGAGGCGAAGTTATGTGACTGCAATTCCGGTATTTGCCAACCTTGTGGAAATGCGCGAGGGAAGCGCCGCTGGTCATGGTCGGCGTGTAGCCGAACAGGCGCGTGCGCTGGCTCAAAAAATGGGCTTGGCGGAAGAAGAAGTTGAGAATATCTATTTCGCAGGATTATTGCACGATGTCGGCAAGATCGGCCTGCCCGATGCGCTGATTAATCGACCCTATATCCGGCTGTCTCCACAAGAGAGAGCCCAGATGGAAAAGCATCCCGTCATGGGGGAGGCTGCCTTGCTTGCTCTGGAACCCCTGGAAGGCGCCGCTAAAATTATTCGAGCCCATCACGAACGGTTTGATGGAAAAGGATATCCCGATCTTTTATTTGGAGACCGGATCCCCATGGGTGCGCGTGTTTTGGCGGTAGTCAATGACTATGACGCATTGCTGATCGGATCTTTGCTTGATGAACCTGCTTCTCATGTTGAAGCGCGCGCTTTCATTGTCAGCAGCCGTGGGCAACGTTATGACCCAGTGGTGGCTGACACTTTTGTGAAAATGCTTGATAGTCTTCCTCAACAGGCACCCTTGATGAGGGAGGTGAAGCTGACCGCTGGCAACATGCGTGAGGGCATGGTGCTCGCACGTGATCTTGTTAATACGGATGGTATGCTGCTTCTGACAAAGGGGTATCGTCTGACAGGGGCGTTGATCGAAAAAATAAAGTCATTTGAGCGTGATTCGGGTAAAGCATTGCTGATTCATGTAGAGGAAAAGTGA
- a CDS encoding ATP-binding protein, which translates to MRDIVARKEAQQNLAKTSARLQHLIDNSSTIICSSVPSGDFRITFVSENLTRVFGYEPREMIEDHNFWFNHIHPDDITDIFSSLSKIFVDDQQMHEYRFRHKNGNYLWVHDTLRLIRNEKGNPLEIVSSMVDIDERKKMEEVLRSEKEQQKSLIKQLQEAQNQLLQSEKMASIGQLAAGVAHEINNPVGYVSSNLGSLNNYVGDLFRVIDAYEKVESLLPENVKEVNDVQEIKSETDLEFLKVDIAELIKESLGGVKRVKDIVQDLKDFSHVDEAEWQSVDLHKGLDSTLNIAHNEIKYKAKVIKEYGDLPLVECLASQLNQVFMNLLVNAAHAIEDRGMIILRTGEQDDWVWVEVSDTGKGIPPENIKRIFEPFFTTKPVGKGTGLGLSLSYGIVNKHGGRIEVQSEAGKGTSFKVWLPVRHENIHAEREIKAP; encoded by the coding sequence ATGAGAGATATTGTTGCTCGCAAAGAGGCGCAGCAAAATCTCGCCAAAACCAGCGCTCGACTACAACATCTTATTGACAATAGCTCGACCATCATATGCAGCAGCGTACCTTCGGGTGATTTTAGAATCACTTTTGTCAGCGAAAACCTGACCCGTGTTTTTGGTTATGAACCGCGCGAAATGATAGAAGATCATAATTTCTGGTTCAATCACATACATCCAGACGATATAACAGACATATTCTCAAGCCTTTCCAAGATATTTGTGGATGATCAACAAATGCACGAATACCGTTTCCGTCATAAAAACGGAAACTATTTATGGGTCCATGACACCCTGCGCTTGATACGAAATGAGAAAGGTAATCCTCTGGAGATTGTGAGCTCCATGGTTGACATTGACGAACGAAAGAAAATGGAGGAGGTTTTGCGGTCTGAAAAGGAGCAGCAGAAATCCCTAATCAAGCAATTACAGGAAGCCCAAAATCAATTATTGCAATCCGAGAAAATGGCATCAATCGGTCAGTTGGCAGCGGGTGTTGCGCATGAAATCAACAACCCGGTTGGTTATGTCAGCTCTAATCTTGGTTCGTTGAATAACTATGTGGGAGACCTATTTCGGGTTATTGATGCTTATGAGAAAGTGGAATCACTACTTCCCGAAAACGTAAAAGAAGTAAATGATGTTCAAGAAATCAAGAGTGAAACGGATCTGGAATTCTTGAAAGTGGATATAGCCGAACTTATAAAAGAGTCTCTGGGAGGCGTGAAACGAGTAAAGGATATCGTTCAAGATCTAAAGGATTTCTCACATGTCGATGAGGCAGAATGGCAATCCGTAGACTTGCATAAAGGTTTGGATAGCACGCTTAATATTGCTCACAACGAGATAAAATATAAGGCAAAGGTGATAAAGGAGTATGGGGATTTGCCGCTGGTGGAATGCCTAGCCTCTCAGTTGAATCAGGTGTTTATGAACCTTCTGGTGAACGCCGCTCATGCTATCGAGGATCGGGGAATGATCATCCTGCGTACTGGAGAGCAGGACGATTGGGTATGGGTGGAGGTGTCTGATACAGGAAAAGGTATACCGCCTGAAAATATAAAGAGAATTTTTGAGCCATTTTTTACAACTAAGCCAGTAGGGAAGGGGACGGGTTTGGGATTATCGCTGTCTTATGGGATTGTGAATAAACATGGCGGGCGAATAGAAGTGCAGAGTGAAGCCGGTAAGGGAACAAGCTTTAAGGTATGGCTCCCGGTACGGCATGAAAATATACATGCTGAACGAGAAATCAAGGCTCCATAA